The following coding sequences are from one Nicotiana tabacum cultivar K326 chromosome 1, ASM71507v2, whole genome shotgun sequence window:
- the LOC142163999 gene encoding uncharacterized protein LOC142163999, with translation MSDMQKGLLKAVSEVLPKSEHRWCARHILANWSKDWRGLKRRNNFWRYARASCLAELNFHLDSLNILGNGICESLLRYNKETWCRAYFNCDKKCDIIDNNICETFNAWILAARHKTIITMLEEIRVKMMERIGMLREFADTWICDISPIAMKVYQENMAQSMRCTIKWNGEYGYEVEDTSLRVVLKHCVNMQAQTCTCRSLMLKGIPCAHAITAMNFKNLDSINYISH, from the exons ATGTCTGATATGCAAAAG gGATTGCTTAAAGCTGTATCAGAAGTGCTGCCTAAAAGTGAACATAGGTGGTGTGCCAGACATATATTAGCAAACTGGTCCAAAGATTGGAGAGGATTAAAGAGGAGAAATAACTTTTGGAGGTATGCTAGAGCATCATGTCTGGCAGAACTGAATTTTCACCTGGACAGTTTGAATATTCTTGGGAATGGGATATGTGAGAGCCTCTTGAGGTATAACAAGGAAACCTGGTGCAGAGCATACTTCAACTGTGACAAGAAATGTGATATAATTGACAACAATATATGCGAGACATTTAATGCTTGGATACTTGCTGCTCGGCACAAGACAATTATCACAATGTTGGAGGAAATTAGAGTAAAGATGATGGAGAGAATAGGAATGTTGAGGGAGTTTGCAGATACATGGATATGTGATATATCCCCAATTGCTATGAAGGTGTATCAGGAAAACATGGCCCAATCTATGAGGTGTACAATCAAGTGGAATGGTGAATATGGCTATGAGGTTGAGGATACCTCATTAAGAGTTgtgctaaagcattgtgtgaaTATGCAAGCTCAAACTTGTACATGCAGGTCATTGATGCTGAAGGGTATCCCTTGTGCTCATGCCATCACTGCTATGAATTTCAAGAACCTTGACTCAATTAACTACATATCTCACTAG
- the LOC142164002 gene encoding uncharacterized protein LOC142164002, producing MASDAVKTATGSSHVNNQHIDYNDPLYVHPSDTPSLQIVPQLLMGTKNYSEWSRSMKMSLLGKNKLGFIDGTCTRDLNEKDAFQLRQWDRCNAIVQSRIMSSVAKNLRKGIVFSSNAQKVWIVLKTRFDKGVSSVSVYFSNLNDLWDEFESLIPEPCDCERLGPFVIFLHQHKLMKYLMGLNDTYALQRSQILMMHPIPSLDQAYSMIIQEEIQSKNSGLATRGGILGSAHMDVDHTELASVNAFNVRPKRNVGLYCDYYKMKGHTREGCYKLIGYPPRFKFTKKKRGI from the exons ATGGCGAGCGATGCAGTCAAAACTGCAACAGGATCCTCACATGTGAACAATCAACACATCGACTACAACGATCCTCTGTATGTACATCCATCTGACACACCTAGTTTGCAAATTGTCCCACAATTGCTTATGGGAACTAAAAATTATTCGGAATGGAGTCGATCTATGAAAATGTCACTCCTTGGGAAGAATAAATTAGGGTTTATTGATGGAACATGCACTAGAGATTTGAATGAAAAGGATGCTTTCCAATTGCGTCAGTGGGACCGATGCAATGCGATTGTTCAATCACGGATCATGAGCTCAGTAGCGAAGAATCTTAGAAAGGGAATTGTCTTCTCCTCAAACGCACAAAAGGTCTGGATTGTGTTGAAAACTAGATTTGATAAG GGAGTTTCTAGTGTATCAGTATACTTCTCAAACCTGAATGATTTGTGGGATGAATTTGAGTCACTAATTCCGGAACCTTGTGATTGTGAGAGGTTaggaccatttgttatttttTTACACCAACATAAACTTATGAAATATCTGATGGGATTAAATGATACTTATGCACTACAAAGGAGTCAGATTCTTATGATGCATCCAATACCCTCACTTGATCAAGCCTACTCCATGATTATTCAGGAAGAAATTCAGAGTAAGAATAGTGGTTTGGCAACACGAGGTGGTATTTTAGGAAGTGCTCATATGGATGTTGATCATACTGAACTGGCCTCTGTCAATGCCTTCAATGTAAGGCCTAAGAGAAATGTTGGGTTGTACTGTGACTACTACAAAATGAAGGGTCATACGAGGGAAGGCTGCTATAAATTGATTGGATATCCACCGAGATTCAagttcaccaaaaagaagagggGCATATGA